A stretch of DNA from Calditrichota bacterium:
CATCACTCAGTCCTCTCATTGGCATCGGAACTGTCCGGGGTCGAATTCTATTTCTACTCCGTCTCCCTTTTTTTCGTAGGTAATGAGCACACCACCCAGGTCTTCGCGTTGCAGCACCTGCGTGGGCCACGAACTAGGCTTGATGGAAACCTCCGTTTCCCCAACGACGCCATCGACGCCGCGTGCTTCCTCGGCTGGCGTAGCCAGACGATAGGCCAACCCCGTCACTTCCGCCACCTTTTTCAAAATGGCTTCCTGGTACTTCAACCCCACGAATGTCTTCGCCAGGATGAGGTCCTCGACCCATTTCCTGATCATCTCGTCGGTGATACCCTCTAGGACGCCCTTGAACTGAAAGAGTTTTTCCCGGATGAGTCGGCATGCGTCCTCGATTGCGTTTGGAAACCTTGCTTGGTACCAAGAGGCCCGTTCCTCGAATGTGTGCCCTTCAAATTCCTGGATCAGAGTCGACATCTGCCCGACAACACGGGGCCTGGTCGCACCCGCGTATCGATTGGCCAGATTGAGAAGCGGGGCCACATACGTCGGCAAGTCAGGCGGAGGAGCCGCGAGCAAATCGCGTAGTTCTGCGAAGGTGATCAGCGTCTTCATCCGCCCTGTCTCGCCTGCGTTCCAGAGAGGCTGCCCTGCCTGTGTAATTGCAACAAGTGCCTCCGAAGCCGGAACTCCCTGCTTGTATCAACCGCGACTAAACCCGTCCGGACCAGGTGCCCGTTGAGAAACGTCTTGTTCTTCAAGTACACATACGCAAGCAAGTCCCCTCGCTCGTCGTGTTTCTCCTTGTCAAAACGCAAGAAGACCTTCGTTCCCCTGGTCTTCTGCCGGAGAAACTCCATTGCCGCGACCCGACATGCAGTATTCTCCACAACCCCTAAGAGGCGCACGCACAGTCCATTGTCGAGCTGCAGTCTTTCTGGAGAGAGGACCTCCTTGACGGCAAACAGCTCGCTGCGCGCCCCCGTGTCCCCGTCCTCGACGCGTGAGCCGAATTTTAGCTTACGCGGGTCGACTCTCTTGTCGAGTCGGTGCGGGTCGGAGAATTTGTAGGGCAATCTCGCTATCAGCTCGGAAAAACTTCTTGGAGGCGCCTCCTGGTTTACAAATTCGTACGTGGTCTCGCCGAAAAGGTCGCCCCGCCCCACACCCAGCTTCTCCCTGATGATCGCCATAAACCTCGGGTTGATTTCATAGCCAACGGAATTTCGCCCCAACTCCTTTGCTGCCAGCGACGTCGTGCCACTGCCCAAGAAAGGGTCAAGGACGGTGTCCCCCACAAAAGAGAACATGCGAATCAACCTCTTGGGCAGCTCAACAGGGAACATCGC
This window harbors:
- a CDS encoding MjaI family restriction endonuclease — translated: MKTLITFAELRDLLAAPPPDLPTYVAPLLNLANRYAGATRPRVVGQMSTLIQEFEGHTFEERASWYQARFPNAIEDACRLIREKLFQFKGVLEGITDEMIRKWVEDLILAKTFVGLKYQEAILKKVAEVTGLAYRLATPAEEARGVDGVVGETEVSIKPSSWPTQVLQREDLGGVLITYEKKGDGVEIEFDPGQFRCQ
- a CDS encoding thermonuclease family protein, translating into KVTTTNTTGGATVMGSFPYPRNGILKIDYEFILIFKKLGEAPKVSREIRELSKLSTEEWNSYFAGHWTFGGEKQDKHLAMFPVELPKRLIRMFSFVGDTVLDPFLGSGTTSLAAKELGRNSVGYEINPRFMAIIREKLGVGRGDLFGETTYEFVNQEAPPRSFSELIARLPYKFSDPHRLDKRVDPRKLKFGSRVEDGDTGARSELFAVKEVLSPERLQLDNGLCVRLLGVVENTACRVAAMEFLRQKTRGTKVFLRFDKEKHDERGDLLAYVYLKNKTFLNGHLVRTGLVAVDTSREFRLRRHLLQLHRQGSLSGTQARQGG